In Planctomycetia bacterium, one DNA window encodes the following:
- a CDS encoding phage tail tape measure protein encodes MQKAITEAAGGSKSAIDALAQLGLNVQDLVNLSPEQQFKLIADRISKIEDPMRKAALAMEIFGKSGTRLLPMIQDGAKGLEAFQEQARRLGLTISTQTAKDAALLADSLDILWRVLKQGVFIIGSALAGTVRDLANAVTRTVVTITNWIKQNRELVVWVAKVAAVVAVAGVTLIALGYLVSGIAAAFGTLAAIASGVAPCWALSARCWRRWCHPSGWSSPPP; translated from the coding sequence ATGCAGAAGGCCATCACCGAGGCCGCCGGCGGATCGAAGAGCGCCATCGACGCCCTCGCCCAGCTCGGCCTGAACGTGCAGGACCTGGTCAATCTCTCCCCCGAGCAGCAATTCAAGCTGATCGCCGACCGGATCAGCAAGATCGAGGACCCCATGCGCAAGGCGGCGCTGGCGATGGAGATCTTCGGCAAGAGCGGCACGCGCCTGCTGCCCATGATCCAGGATGGCGCGAAGGGACTCGAGGCGTTCCAGGAACAGGCCCGGCGATTGGGCCTGACCATTTCCACCCAGACGGCCAAGGATGCGGCGCTGCTGGCAGACAGCCTGGACATCTTGTGGCGCGTCTTGAAGCAAGGCGTCTTCATCATCGGCTCGGCGCTGGCCGGGACGGTCCGCGACCTGGCCAACGCCGTCACGCGGACGGTGGTCACCATCACCAACTGGATCAAGCAGAACCGCGAGTTGGTGGTCTGGGTCGCCAAGGTTGCGGCGGTTGTCGCCGTCGCCGGCGTGACGCTGATAGCTCTGGGCTACCTCGTCTCCGGCATCGCGGCGGCATTCGGCACGCTGGCGGCAATTGCCTCAGGCGTGGCACCGTGCTGGGCGTTGTCGGCTCGGTGCTGGCGGCGATGGTGTCACCCATCGGGCTGGTCATCACCGCCGCCGTAG
- a CDS encoding GIY-YIG nuclease family protein produces MPAYAYILRCHDGRYYYGSTNDLIRRLALHRAGQVRATKPRLPVELVWFEEFQTPDQARQKERSLKLGRTRRKTIELLIQRFPRDRLAPFA; encoded by the coding sequence ATGCCCGCCTACGCATACATCCTGCGCTGCCATGACGGGCGGTATTACTACGGCAGCACGAACGATCTGATCCGGCGTCTGGCTCTGCACCGAGCGGGCCAAGTCCGGGCGACGAAGCCGCGCCTTCCGGTGGAGCTGGTTTGGTTTGAGGAGTTCCAGACGCCGGATCAGGCCAGGCAAAAGGAGCGTTCCTTGAAACTCGGCCGGACGCGCCGCAAAACGATTGAATTGCTGATTCAGCGCTTTCCGCGAGATCGGCTCGCTCCTTTTGCCTGA